One window from the genome of Candidatus Poribacteria bacterium encodes:
- a CDS encoding creatininase family protein: MRKEVRWERMFPDELEAAFNECPAVYFTYGLCEPHGPQNTVGLDALKAHGIACRAAQTHGGIVAPPDYWHIHEHGMYANWAYQNVGEVRSWLTAMPTWQHFKNVCYHVRAADALGFHAAIFLTGHYGPNWQDLKTLLSLIQPHFAMRLYGLPDFEANTPGFDGQGNGGDHAGRVETSLLWALEPECVDMSRMPAADAQGPHFAMGSNASDSDRRIGERMVQDEVAWLGEKMQELLEAYTQQNITERHPVTFEEVEQIWAETVSPALETFETMKNPEESPPEGSQWFRQCKLPELS; encoded by the coding sequence ATGCGAAAAGAGGTACGCTGGGAACGGATGTTCCCCGATGAATTGGAAGCAGCATTCAACGAATGTCCCGCGGTCTATTTTACCTATGGACTTTGCGAACCACACGGACCGCAAAATACAGTCGGGTTGGATGCACTCAAGGCACACGGAATCGCTTGCCGTGCAGCACAAACGCATGGCGGTATCGTCGCGCCTCCCGATTATTGGCATATCCATGAACACGGCATGTATGCGAACTGGGCATACCAAAATGTCGGCGAAGTACGCAGCTGGCTGACTGCTATGCCGACGTGGCAGCATTTTAAAAATGTGTGTTATCACGTCCGCGCCGCCGATGCGCTCGGATTCCACGCCGCTATTTTCCTCACGGGACACTATGGACCGAACTGGCAGGACCTTAAGACGCTCCTATCCCTAATTCAACCACATTTCGCCATGCGACTCTACGGACTCCCCGATTTCGAGGCGAATACACCCGGATTCGACGGTCAAGGCAACGGTGGAGACCACGCTGGTAGAGTTGAAACCTCGCTTCTCTGGGCGTTAGAGCCAGAGTGTGTTGATATGTCAAGGATGCCCGCAGCGGACGCACAAGGACCGCACTTCGCAATGGGATCAAACGCTTCCGATTCCGACCGACGCATCGGTGAACGTATGGTGCAAGACGAAGTCGCGTGGCTCGGAGAAAAGATGCAGGAATTATTGGAGGCTTACACACAACAAAACATTACCGAACGCCACCCTGTCACTTTTGAGGAAGTCGAACAGATATGGGCAGAAACAGTATCACCTGCTTTGGAAACCTTTGAGACGATGAAAAATCCTGAAGAATCGCCACCGGAAGGCTCACAATGGTTTCGTCAGTGTAAACTTCCAGAACTTTCCTAA
- a CDS encoding J domain-containing protein, whose amino-acid sequence MQIPDYYQILEIRRNATAREIKIAFRKLAKRYHPDKNPERTVFAEKMFREVCNAYNTLHDKKQKSDYDRTLQTIERQQKSHEVYLNRLNKLNQTYAKLELLLHALLHHNYETGISMYEQLQHHSQERGKEWRIDDFLSYEESRDCEFLIAEAYQKLGFSNGDQSSVLDRHRKIEQAMLLYESLLSAELKRPCFKHFIREVKERLKFIYLYHFTVEGYDQTCQIPLAKIRELKLPKRETAWMYKKIAEFYVEIDRFREARTVLKMAFELQPRLTGAKKISAILNMGSFLG is encoded by the coding sequence ATGCAAATTCCAGATTACTATCAAATCTTAGAAATCAGGCGGAACGCCACCGCTCGCGAAATAAAAATTGCATTCCGGAAACTCGCAAAACGCTACCATCCCGACAAAAACCCGGAGCGGACCGTTTTTGCAGAAAAAATGTTCCGCGAAGTCTGTAACGCTTACAATACGCTTCACGACAAAAAGCAAAAATCCGACTACGACCGGACGTTACAGACGATTGAACGACAACAAAAATCACACGAAGTCTATCTCAACAGACTGAATAAACTCAACCAGACTTACGCCAAGTTAGAATTGCTGCTGCACGCCCTGCTCCACCACAACTACGAAACGGGTATCTCCATGTACGAGCAGCTGCAGCACCACTCTCAAGAAAGAGGGAAGGAGTGGCGTATCGACGATTTCCTGAGCTACGAAGAGAGTCGGGACTGCGAGTTCCTCATCGCCGAAGCATACCAGAAACTCGGATTCTCTAATGGTGATCAGTCCTCGGTTCTTGATCGGCATCGAAAGATTGAACAAGCAATGCTGCTTTACGAATCCCTTTTGTCCGCCGAATTAAAACGTCCCTGTTTCAAACATTTTATTCGGGAAGTCAAAGAACGCCTCAAATTTATCTATCTCTACCATTTCACCGTTGAGGGGTACGACCAAACGTGTCAAATCCCACTGGCGAAGATCCGTGAATTAAAACTCCCGAAACGCGAAACCGCATGGATGTACAAAAAAATCGCCGAATTCTACGTTGAGATTGATCGGTTCCGGGAAGCACGAACCGTTCTGAAAATGGCGTTTGAACTGCAACCTCGCCTTACCGGTGCCAAGAAAATTAGCGCAATCTTAAATATGGGTTCATTTCTCGGCTAA
- the solA gene encoding N-methyl-L-tryptophan oxidase — protein MYDAIVIGAGGMGSATAYHLAKSGANVLVLEQFQRGHPFGSSHGETRIIRFFYDKPFYTELMKTAYAEWRDLESVSGKSLLFITGSVGIGAKGNPYGRAARESLDAAGVESEWWDAAQLAERFPQFQSTSDMEVLWQKDTGFLRAAECVSTHLQLAEQHGATVQEETPVINIDWQAEVPTVRSENESFHGRKIIVTAGAWASTLLAELNLPLTVTKQQVCYYQPSDSKRFQPDRFPVFTEATPDGEFIYGIPAFGSFNTGGGLKIARHGRGQVISPDTPERTPDAEYIAHIDAYVQERLPELGKTTHAEVCLYTETPDEDFIIDVHPHCSNVLIAAGFSGHGFKFCALVGRIMSELVRNGETDFDIHPFRMDRKHKISSGIPRLQA, from the coding sequence ATGTATGATGCAATTGTCATCGGTGCCGGTGGGATGGGCAGCGCGACCGCATACCACCTCGCCAAATCCGGCGCGAACGTGCTTGTTTTAGAACAGTTCCAACGCGGGCATCCCTTCGGTAGCTCACATGGAGAAACGCGTATCATCCGTTTCTTCTACGATAAGCCCTTCTACACCGAACTGATGAAAACCGCCTACGCCGAATGGCGTGACCTCGAATCGGTATCGGGGAAATCGCTGCTGTTTATCACGGGAAGTGTAGGTATTGGGGCAAAGGGAAACCCTTATGGACGCGCTGCGCGGGAAAGTTTAGATGCCGCAGGCGTTGAATCCGAATGGTGGGATGCGGCACAGTTAGCCGAACGTTTCCCACAGTTCCAATCAACGAGCGATATGGAGGTCCTCTGGCAGAAAGATACCGGTTTTCTCCGTGCCGCCGAGTGTGTTTCCACCCACTTGCAATTGGCAGAACAACACGGCGCAACAGTTCAAGAGGAAACCCCTGTCATTAACATTGATTGGCAGGCAGAGGTCCCAACGGTCCGCTCCGAAAATGAATCGTTCCACGGAAGAAAAATTATCGTGACAGCGGGGGCATGGGCTAGCACTCTACTCGCAGAATTGAATCTCCCACTCACGGTTACAAAACAACAGGTATGCTACTATCAGCCCTCAGACAGCAAACGTTTCCAGCCAGACCGGTTTCCAGTCTTCACGGAAGCGACTCCTGATGGGGAATTCATCTACGGCATTCCGGCTTTTGGCTCTTTTAATACGGGCGGCGGACTAAAAATTGCACGCCACGGCAGAGGACAAGTTATCTCGCCTGATACACCCGAACGTACACCGGATGCAGAATACATCGCCCATATAGATGCTTACGTGCAAGAACGCCTTCCTGAACTTGGAAAAACCACGCATGCCGAAGTCTGCCTCTATACCGAAACTCCAGACGAAGACTTTATTATTGACGTACACCCCCACTGCTCGAATGTGTTGATCGCGGCAGGTTTTTCAGGGCACGGTTTCAAGTTTTGCGCCCTTGTCGGACGTATCATGAGCGAACTCGTCCGAAACGGTGAAACAGATTTTGACATCCACCCATTTCGTATGGACCGAAAACATAAAATCTCAAGCGGTATCCCAAGGTTGCAAGCATGA
- a CDS encoding phytanoyl-CoA dioxygenase family protein, with translation METKNGQLAENYRTEGFLTGIPIAGEAEATRYQHAYNALEAEVGKEKCEIGLIDWHFDHQFIWELATHPKIVDVIETLIGPDVMLLATHFFCKYGPREKFVAWHQDVTYWGLEPPDAITAWYAIDDSDTGNGCMRVIPGSHQQGIQEHGTSGREGNLLSINQEVPVTEAVAETAVDLVLRAGEMSIHHGQMIHGSLPNHSTRRRCGLTVRYIDPSVKQAEENSLKRPWKPILLRGEDRYQNFTTVPNPFPFHG, from the coding sequence ATGGAAACTAAAAACGGACAACTGGCTGAAAATTACCGAACAGAAGGATTCTTGACCGGCATTCCCATTGCTGGTGAAGCTGAAGCGACACGCTATCAGCACGCCTATAATGCCTTGGAAGCAGAAGTCGGCAAAGAGAAATGTGAAATCGGTCTCATTGATTGGCATTTCGACCATCAATTCATCTGGGAACTCGCAACGCACCCCAAAATTGTGGATGTCATCGAAACGCTCATCGGTCCCGATGTGATGTTGTTAGCCACACACTTCTTTTGCAAATACGGACCCCGTGAGAAGTTCGTCGCATGGCATCAAGATGTGACCTACTGGGGGCTTGAACCACCGGATGCGATTACCGCTTGGTACGCCATAGACGATAGCGATACAGGCAACGGCTGTATGCGAGTCATCCCCGGAAGCCACCAACAGGGTATCCAAGAACACGGCACGTCAGGACGAGAAGGGAATCTGCTGAGCATCAATCAGGAAGTTCCGGTCACCGAGGCAGTGGCAGAAACTGCTGTTGATCTCGTGCTAAGAGCGGGTGAGATGTCCATTCACCACGGACAGATGATCCACGGTAGTCTACCGAATCATTCCACCCGTCGGCGGTGTGGCTTAACAGTCCGCTACATAGACCCATCCGTGAAACAGGCAGAAGAGAATTCGCTGAAGCGTCCTTGGAAACCGATCCTGCTGCGCGGCGAAGACCGGTACCAGAATTTCACGACTGTGCCAAATCCGTTCCCATTCCACGGATAA